The window CGCTCGTAGTGCCCGAAGCTCAGAAGAGTCTGCCAGTGCCTCTAACGCTGCCCCTCGTATATCTTCTGGCCACTGGTGCACATCAGCACCATACACCAGCAGGTACTTTTTGAACTGCTTACCATCCATTGTCATAGTAATCCTCGGTCTACATAGTGTTTAACTTTTTCCTTCAAATTCGTTTTGGCGCGCATGAGAAGGGATTGCAATGCCTTCACCTTGACGCCAATGATCTCGGCTGCTTCTTCATTGCTTAATCCTTCGTAAAAACAGAGGTTAAGTGCCAGTTGCTGCCGTATCGGAAGCTCCCCTATGAAACGATCAAGCAGCGCCTGTTGTTGTTTTTGATGTACTAATACCTCCTGTCCTGGCTGGTTATCTATGAGCTCTCTGTCTTCGGGCATGGTTACTGGCCGTTGTTTCTTGTTGTGATCCAAACAGAGATTGGTGACGACCTTGTAAAACCACGTGGTGAATTGAGCCTTTCTGCCTTGATTCCAAAGCTCCGGTCTGTGCCATAGCTTGAGGAACGCCTCC of the Deltaproteobacteria bacterium genome contains:
- a CDS encoding sigma-70 family RNA polymerase sigma factor, whose translation is MTAEESSTVDTHFPDLDDESLLHHIQQGRHGAFAALVNRHAKQFYRITYRLVFDKNDAEDIVQEAFLKLWHRPELWNQGRKAQFTTWFYKVVTNLCLDHNKKQRPVTMPEDRELIDNQPGQEVLVHQKQQQALLDRFIGELPIRQQLALNLCFYEGLSNEEAAEIIGVKVKALQSLLMRAKTNLKEKVKHYVDRGLL